Below is a window of Candidatus Dependentiae bacterium DNA.
TTGCAAGAATACCAAGATGCGTATATGAAAAACGTTCCCGCTCTTTTCTATCCACCAATGAATGTGGCCAAGCTCGCATTTGCTCGCTTGGTGCTTCATCATCAGGCAAATGATGTACAAGCGACTAATGAATCTTTTAAACAGATTGCTGATCTTCTTAAGCCGGCGTTTGACGAAATGAACACCGCTCTTTCTCGCGTTAAAAATCCAGCTTATATTGCGACAGCTGGAGAAATTCTTGTGGATATGGCTGGATTTCTGTCTCGTTTTGATCAGATACTTGCTGATCAACAAAGTATTATCGCTGAGCTTGCGCCCGGTTCAAGTGCACAAGGGTTGACCGTTTTTGAAAAAAATATAAATACCCAGCAAGATACCGTAACAGTTTCAATTGGATTGCCAGGGCAGGCCCCTGCACTTTCGATTACGCTTGTAAATATTGATGCTCTGAGCGCATCGGTTTATAAATCGATCGGGGATTATTATTTTGCAAAGAAGGATTATACAAAAGCATCCAGCGCTTATTATCAGGCGCAACAATATTTCAATAAAATTAACAATACCGAGCAAGCAAATGCGGTAAATACACAGTACAAGATAGCCTATTCTCGTAGTTATACTGATATTTCAATTAATTCTATTATCCCTAGCCAGACCGATAAGCATACTATAGAGAACGTTTCAGTTGCTGGTGCAAATGTTCCAGCGCGCTACGAGCTTTTAAGTTATGGGCTGGAATTGCCCGATTATATTCCGTTTTCATTAACAAGCGATCAGATTAAGAAAATGGCACCGGATGCGTTATCAGCTTTCTTGGTTAATTACGCATTTTTACTTTTTGTTGATCAAGCTCTTAAGGCTCAAGGTATGAGTTATTCAGATGCGTTTAGTGGTGTTCAGGTGCGCAGTGATATAGGCCCAGATGTGCGAACAATAATTATGCAAGGATATCAATTTGTAAAAAACCTGCAGGCGCGCATTGCAGGTAAACAATCATCACTCAGTCTGGTTGAGCGAAAAAATGCATATGGTACTACGGTTTTCGATCTTTTTGAAAAATATAAACCAATTCCTGTGCAGCCGATCACCGGCTTTCCAATGACCGCAGTTCCGTATCCTTCATTTCCGACAGTGCAGGGATATTATGGATGGGCGCAGCGCCTTGCAAATCCTGCAACGCCTACAATAACAGCTGGAGGGCAAACGTATGTTTCTGGCAATGATCCGGAAACATACAAGTTGGCGACTACTTTGCTCGCCCAAGCATATCTTTCGGCGGCTGCGATTTATAAAAAGCGTTTAGATTTTCTCATGAATGGTGGAGATGTATCACTGATTGATCCAGGTATGAGCGCCGATGAAATGAAGAATTTAACGGCAGCGCGCCAAGATATTATAAAATTGCAATCAATAGATAAGAACGATATGAATGTTAAGCTTGCAGACTTTATGCAAACGTACAAGCTCATCCAAGATTACGCTCTTAACGTTATTGCTTTGTATTATAGTTTAGCTTCTGAATTATATGATCAACTTGGCGATGTAGAGCGTGTCGCTGCAATAAATATCGCTATGAATGGAGATTTGTACAACCAGCTTGGTGATTTAGCGCAACTGTTTTTAGTTGGCGATCCGTTTGCTACTGAATATTTTTATGGCAGCCAAGATAGTTATGGCGGTGTGCTGATCGATGTTAAAGATTATTATTTGACGGCCGTTAAAGCGTATGGATCAAAAGATGAACGTTCAAATAAATTGGTTGAAACTGCTGGAAATCTTTTTGTGCAGGCGGGAGATATTCTTACTAACCAACAAAACTATTTTGGATCAGTAAGCCTTTATTCTTTTGCGGTTGGCGCATTCAAATCTATGGTACCGGTTGATCAAAAAAAATTAGATGCTGCAAATCTTAAGCTACTGCAAGGGTATTATAAAGGTTCTTCTAATAATATGATTCAGTATCATACTGCTCGTTCGGCTCCAATAACCATTACGCTTTCAACCGGGCAACAAGAAACGATCAATTTGAGCGACCTTATTGCTAAAGCTGGTAATGGGGATACTGCCGAAAATGATAAAGCACAATCAATTAAAGAGGCGTTTCTTGATGCGCTTGTTTATTATATGGGAGGTTCGCTTGCTGCAAATCAATTAGCGGGTAGTTCTGCTGATAGCTCTCAAGGAAACACCGCCGATGAATCTAAAGATCCAGTAGTTCTAGCTGCAAAGCAACTCGTTAACGGCTACTTAACGCAAATTAACGTTTCATTTGATTCGGTAGAGAGCGTTATACAATGGCTTATGAGTGATTCGTTTGCACAAACGCTCAATGGTGCATTTGACTATTTTAGTAAGCAGATTCTGAATTCACCCGATCAAACGGCGCGCCTTGCCGGATATCGGGCGCTTGGTATGTGGATGAATAGGCTGTTTTATGATGCGTTTGGTAAAGTTTACATGCAAGATTATTTGGGAGAAGTTTCGGCAAATGCGTTACAACTTCTTTTGCAAAGCGTAAAAGATGAGGAGCAGGCTATTGCCGCACCTGCCCAGCAGTGGATTGGATAAGATTGGTTATCCATTAAACGCATCGAAAAAGAATTTCGCTTCGTCTTCAGGGGAAGCTGCGTCCGTAATTGGTTTTCCAATAATAAGGCCATCAGGATTGATAGCTTTTATTTTATCGATCGAATCTTTGGTAATGCGTCCCGAAATGAAAATTGGTAAATTAGTATTACCGCGAACCATTTCCCACTTATCCGCTAATGCAAAAGCTTCTTCGCGCTGTTCATACGGCCGATGAAAAAGCAAAGCGTTAACGCCTATGCTTTTTGCTTCAAGCGCCGATTGGCCAAGCGAGCATGAATCAAGTAAATCGAGCATTACCGATTTATTAAATTCGTGTGCGGTTGTTGAGGCAGAGTGAATAACATCTTTTGTTGTTCCCGCCATTACTGTAATCCAATCAGCACCCGCTTGAGCGAGTAGGGTAACAGCGTGTTTGCCACGATCAACAATCTTTGCATCTGCCAGAAGAATTTTATCTGGAAAGACTTCTCGAAATGTTTCTACAGCTTTGACTCCATGCTTGAGTAATAACAATGATCCTATTTCAAGTATTGACGCATACGGTGCTACCGCAGTTGCGATCGATACCGCCTTTTCTAAATCGGTCATATCAAAAGCAATCTGTAATTTCATATGATCCTTTCTTGCGCTCTAGGCACATCTGATGAAGGTAGTATACATGATTTATGTGTATAAGAAAAATTAAGGCGATAACCCCATGATAATGCATATATTATTGCACTAATTGTTCAGAATAATAGGTTTCTGATACTTTTTTTATTTCTTGGGTGATTGGCTTAAAAAATTGGCGCATTTTTATCATCCAAAGTGCTGGAACAGTACTATTGATATTCTTTTTTACATAAATCGGCGGCAAAATCAAATTTGGATTCGGTTCTACCGGAATTATTCCCTCAGGAATGTAGATCGAACTTGGCTTAGCAAAAAGAACAATCGTATCAAGTTGGATTCTATTATTTTCAGGAAGTGATACTTTTTCTATTTTCCACGAGGTTATGTTCGTTTTTGGATCCTGGCTGCGGGTATATGAGTACCGTACTGCAGGTGCGGACGGGTCGATTTCCCAATGGTGGATGGTATTTCCTATCATCGCAACGGGAACAATCCGTTCAGTAACTAGGATATGAATGGTTTGGCTTTGTTGTTTGAGTGGAAAACGTATTTGACCATTGAAATCGGACGCGGTTATGTACCCCCAATAGGTGCTGAAAATTCCTTCAGCTGTTCTTGTATCACTACGGTTTCTCAGTGTTTTTATAGCTAATTTTCCAGGTGTAGAGACAAGCGCTTTGAGCTCTTCGTGTGTGGCATTCTGATCAAAAGGATAGGGGCGCAAAAAGAAGGTTATCTGCGTTGCCAAGCAGGATGAACTGCAAATTATTAAAAAAAACGGTATCCTTAAGAATCGTATAGGTAATGTTTTCACTGCGTTCTCCCATAAGTTTCTAAGAATATAATAACAAAGATTGAATATAAAAATATATAAATTTGGAAATATATGATCAATGAGAATATTTTAGCGTCCGATGCTGATAAACAACTCTTTCAAGAGTTTGTAAGAAATGAACGACTTTCCGAGTCACAAGCTGAGCAATTTAAGGCTTATTTAGGGCTTCTTATTGAATGGAATGAAAAATTTAATATTACTGCCCTCACTTCGGTCTCTGAAATCATAAGTTTCCATTTCAAAGATTCACTCGCATTGGATAAATTCATTAATTTAGAAGAAATCTCGATGATTGCCGACGTTGGAACCGGCGGCGGCTTTCCGGGTATTCCGCTAAAAATTCGTTATCCGCATCTTGCGATCCAGTTGATCGAAGTAAACCAAAAAAAGGTTCAGTTCCTTACGATGATAGCACAAACGTTGGGGTTATCTAACGTGCAGACAAGCGATCTTGATTGGCGCACTTTCTTGAGAAAAACCAATTATCCGATAGATCTTTTTGTCTCGCGTGCATCACTGGCACCAGAAGAACTCATTCGTTTGTTTAAGGGGGACAGTCCGTATCAAAAAGCGCGAATGGTGTACTGGGCTTCGATGCATTGGCATGCGAGCTCTAAAGAAGCCCCTTTGATAGAAGAGGAACATTCATATAAGATCGATCATAAGTCTCGCAGATTAATTTTTTTCAAAAAAACTGATGTAAGATGAAAAAAGGGATATTTTAATGGAAATAAGGCACATCACCGGCAGCGCGAAGCAAGGATCGCTTAACATGTCCAAAATACAAGAAGCTAGCCCGAAAAAAAAGTTATTGAAAAGCTATTATGATGGGATCGTTGATACAGAAAATGGCGGCGAAACCTATGGCACTATTTTAAAATATTTTATTCCAGAATTCATCACTTCGCTTTTGCTTTATGCAATAATTCCTCTCATTGATGCACGATGGATAGCTGGCCTTAAATCCACTTCATTGTATGCGACCGTGGGCGTGACCAACACTCTTATACATTTTATAGTTAAAGCGGCTGAGGGGTTTTCGGTAGGTACCGTTATCGTTGCCGGGCAATACAATGGTTTAAGTGAATATAAAGAAGTAGGCCGATCGTTGTCTGCTGCTTTTTGGGTGACCGCTATCTTCGGTACCCTTATTTCAGCTGGATTATATGCAGGCGCTTATTGGATCTATTGGCTCTATGGTGTGCCAGAAAAAATGATCATGCTCGGTATTCCGTTTTTGAGAACCCGCGCAATCGGCATATTCTTTATGTTTATGTTTTTTGCATTTATTGGTTTTTTACGCGGAATAAAAAAGCCGCGCATTCCTATGCAAATATTTATTGTGGGTGCTATTACATTTCTTTTTTTCGATTATGTTCTTATCAACGGTGTCTGGGGATTTCCCGCATTAGGATTACAGGGCTCAGCAATTGCTTCGGTAATTCAATATGGCGTAATGCTCTTACTCGCGATCACCTACGTTGTGGTAAATCCGGATAATCGTAAGTATGGTATTTCGATTATGAAAGATATCACTAACCACGAACGCATGATCGATATTATCAAACTCAGTTGGCCGGTCGTTTTAGATAAAACGCTTTTTGCCGCAGCCTATATTTGGCTTGGATTTCTCATTAATCCTATGGGTAAATACGCTATTGCCAGTTATAGCGTGATAAAAGATTTAGAGCGTTTGGCAATTCAGCCGGCAGCAGCCTTTGCGCAAGTAATTACCTACTTGGTAAGTAACGCATACAGCGTGCATCATTGGAATGCTATTAAGGTAAATATTAAAAAAGTTATTTTCTTATCGTCGGTTTTCGTTTTTTCTATCTTGATTCTTTTTTCTTATAAGCCTGAATTTTTCATCTCTATTTTTGACCCAAAAAAGAAATTTACTGAATTTGCAGCTGCGGTTTTCCCTCTCATGAGCATGCTTGTTCTTTTTGATGTTGTTCAGCTTGTTCTTTCTGCTGCATTGCGCGGTGCTGCAAACGTGCGCATTGTTATGTGGGCTCGCATGGGGACCTTTTTACTTTATTTTATTCCGGTCTCGTATCTTTTTGCTCAGGTTACTGTTCTGAATCCTATGATAAAATTCTTGTGCATCTATGGCTCTTTTTATTTAGGAAACGCAGTTATGAGTCTCATCTATATCTGGCGCTTGAGAGGCGAAGATTGGAAAAAAGAGTCGATCAACTAAAAACCGGCGCTTTTTTGGCATGAAAATCTGCTCTTAGAAAATTTCTTGGTATCCGCACAGATGAATGACCTTGAGCAATTTGTGAGGTTAAGTTGTTTTTGGTAGTATTACTTAAAAAGCTCCATCTTGAAAGATTGCTATGACCGATATAACAAAAGAAGAATTAATCAAATTAGCTCGGATCTCACAACTTCATTTAGAAGAAAGTGAGATTATTCCACTTATGACTCACGTACAATCAATATTGGCCTATGCGCAGCGCGTTAAAGATATCGCAAGCTCTGGCGAATTTGATCACGCGCA
It encodes the following:
- a CDS encoding orotidine 5'-phosphate decarboxylase, which codes for MKLQIAFDMTDLEKAVSIATAVAPYASILEIGSLLLLKHGVKAVETFREVFPDKILLADAKIVDRGKHAVTLLAQAGADWITVMAGTTKDVIHSASTTAHEFNKSVMLDLLDSCSLGQSALEAKSIGVNALLFHRPYEQREEAFALADKWEMVRGNTNLPIFISGRITKDSIDKIKAINPDGLIIGKPITDAASPEDEAKFFFDAFNG
- the rsmG gene encoding 16S rRNA (guanine(527)-N(7))-methyltransferase RsmG, which translates into the protein MINENILASDADKQLFQEFVRNERLSESQAEQFKAYLGLLIEWNEKFNITALTSVSEIISFHFKDSLALDKFINLEEISMIADVGTGGGFPGIPLKIRYPHLAIQLIEVNQKKVQFLTMIAQTLGLSNVQTSDLDWRTFLRKTNYPIDLFVSRASLAPEELIRLFKGDSPYQKARMVYWASMHWHASSKEAPLIEEEHSYKIDHKSRRLIFFKKTDVR
- a CDS encoding MATE family efflux transporter, yielding MSKIQEASPKKKLLKSYYDGIVDTENGGETYGTILKYFIPEFITSLLLYAIIPLIDARWIAGLKSTSLYATVGVTNTLIHFIVKAAEGFSVGTVIVAGQYNGLSEYKEVGRSLSAAFWVTAIFGTLISAGLYAGAYWIYWLYGVPEKMIMLGIPFLRTRAIGIFFMFMFFAFIGFLRGIKKPRIPMQIFIVGAITFLFFDYVLINGVWGFPALGLQGSAIASVIQYGVMLLLAITYVVVNPDNRKYGISIMKDITNHERMIDIIKLSWPVVLDKTLFAAAYIWLGFLINPMGKYAIASYSVIKDLERLAIQPAAAFAQVITYLVSNAYSVHHWNAIKVNIKKVIFLSSVFVFSILILFSYKPEFFISIFDPKKKFTEFAAAVFPLMSMLVLFDVVQLVLSAALRGAANVRIVMWARMGTFLLYFIPVSYLFAQVTVLNPMIKFLCIYGSFYLGNAVMSLIYIWRLRGEDWKKESIN
- a CDS encoding Asp-tRNA(Asn)/Glu-tRNA(Gln) amidotransferase GatCAB subunit C, translating into MTDITKEELIKLARISQLHLEESEIIPLMTHVQSILAYAQRVKDIASSGEFDHAQQVNVLRPDVVIRTDNELILSRAPEREGNFFVVPKIIESK